From Oryza sativa Japonica Group chromosome 4, ASM3414082v1, one genomic window encodes:
- the LOC107278255 gene encoding uncharacterized protein, with the protein MPIASASLQAAEREATTERRRRRRGAMPLFSGRSKRPERKSGGGGGGGRDHAAVMAKEKAAGAGARQRNGRCRALCCGASRLSVSSSASCSSVEYAVEQRLPPPQSRGLSNLAHGMVQARLQSMIDAAAGRSSAASRPRPLPRHGTTETAAERQVQRGGPCRCACNYCGGHYDDGGGGASCGQRRPCVVLVAVDRRTSDPREEFRRSIAEVITAKRMAEPAELRALLNCYVSVNAREHRAAILEAFHEVCSGLFSRKR; encoded by the coding sequence ATGCCAATTGCCTCTGCAAGCCTGCAGGCCGCAGagcgcgaggcgacgacggagcggcggcggcggcggcgcggcgcaatGCCGCTCTTCTCGGGGCGGAGCAAGAGGCCGGAGCggaagagcggaggaggaggaggaggaggcagggaccatgcggcggtgatggcgaaggagaaggcggcgggagcgggggCGAGGCAGAGGAACGGCAGGTGCCGGGCGCTGTGCTGCGGCGCGTCGCGGCTCAGcgtgtcgtcgtcggcgtcgtgctCGTCGGTGGAGTACGCGGTGGAGCAGCGgctcccgccgccgcagtcgAGGGGGCTGTCCAACCTCGCGCACGGGATGGTCCAGGCGAGGCTGCAGTCCATGATcgacgccgcggccggccggtcGTCGGCCGcgtcgcgcccgcgcccgctccCGCGCCATGGGACGACGGAGACGGCCGCCGAGCGGCAGGTTCAGCGCGGCGGGCCTTGCCGTTGCGCGTGCAACTACTGCGGCGGCCActacgacgacggcggcggcggcgcgtcgtgcGGCCAGAGGAGGCCGTGCGTCGTGCTGGTGGCGGTGGACAGGAGGACGAGCGACCCGCGGGAGGAGTTCCGGCGGTCCATCGCGGAGGTGATCACGGCGAAGCGGATGGCGGAGCCGGCGGAGCTGCGCGCCCTGCTCAACTGCTACGTGTCCGTGAACGCCCGCGAGCACCGCGCCGCCATCCTCGAGGCCTTCCACGAGGTTTGCTCCGGCCTCTTCTCCCGCAAGCGCTGA